GGGGACCACCCAGGTGGCGATGCCCAGATCGCTGATCCGAACCCCGGCGGCGGCCAACTCCTGCTGGATCGCGAGCTGCTGTACGGGGCCGGCGCCCAGTCCGTAGGGCCGGGGGAGGTGTGGCGCGGCATAGCCGGTGGGGGCGAGTTCGCGCCGTACGGCCGCGGGGTCGAGGCCGCGGACCCCGTCGATGACCGTGCGGGCGGCGGCCCGGTGCTCCGCCGCTTCGGCGGGGAGCTCCAGGTGCAGTGCGCGCCGGGCACCGTCGGCGGCGTAACGGGCGGCGCACAGCCGGTGGGTGTCACCGCTGCCGAGCAGCTGACGGGCCACGGTCGCCCGCCGCAGATGGAGATGGGCGTCGTGTTCCCAGGTGAAGCCGATGCCGCCGAGAACCTGGATGCAGTCCTTGGCACAGCTGAAGGCGGCGTCCAGGGCGGTCCCGGTGGCCAGCGCCGCGACCAGTCCGCGGACCTCGGGCGGCTCGTGCAGCGCGCGGGCCGCGTCCCAGACCAGGGCGCGGGCCTGCTCGCAGCGGACCAGCATGTCGGCGCAGAGGTGTTTGACCGCCTGGAACTGGCCGATGGGACGGCCGAACTGCTCGCGCACCTTGGCGTGTTCCGCGGCGGTGCCCAGCGACCGGGCGGCCGTCCCGCAGCTCTCGGCGGCGAACAGCACCCCGGCGACGTCCCGGACGAGGTCGCTGTCGACGGCCAGCAGCCGCTCGCCGGGCACCGGCACCCCTTCCGCGCTCACCTCGGCGGTCGGCCGGGTCGGATCGGCGCTCTCCTGGGCGCGTACGGACAGGGTCCCGGCGTCGACGGCGAGCCAGAGGGTGTCCGTGGAGGTCCGCGCGGCCAGCACGATCAGATCCGCGTCGGCGCCCGCCAGAACCGGGGGCGCGGCGCCGTCCAGGACGTAACCGTCGGCGTGCGCGGTGGCGGTGAGGGAGCCGGGGCCGAGGGCGACGGCGGCGATGAGCTCCCCGCCGGCCAGGGCCCGTACGAGGGGCCGGTGGGCGCCGCCGCGGTGCAGCAGTTCGGCGGCGAGGGTGGTCGGCAGATACGGGCCGGGGAGCGGGATACGGCCCAGTTCCTCCAGGACTACGGCGAGGTCGAGCAGTTCACCGCCACCGCCGCCGTCGGCCTCGGGCAGATGGAGCCCGAGCAGGCCCTGCGCGGCGAGCTGCTCCCAGTACGGTGGCCGCCCCTGCTGCCCGTGCGCGGTGTCGAGCAGCTTGCGCACCTCGTCGGGCGGCACGGCACGGGCGGCCCACCCGCCCACTGCCTCGGCCAGGTCACGTTGCTCCGGTGTGATTCCGATGCCCATGCGGGGCAGACTAGAACACGTTTCATTATGACGGAAGGTCACGGAAGGTCGGAGTCGGGGCGGGGTGGGGCCGGGCACCCCGGAGCGCGGGGAGCACGGCAGGCGGAGCCCCGAGCGCGGAACGCGGAGCCCCGAGCGCGCGGAGCCCGGAGCGCGCGCTCCACCCCTCCGACGCCCCGGCAGGCGACGGCCCGCCGCCGCCAGGGACGGTCCGGACCGCCCGGACCGCCCGGACCGCCCGGGTCGTCCGGACCGCCCGGACCGTCCGGGCCCGCCCTGGCCCGTTCCGAACCGTCCGGGACTCCCCAGGGAACGTTTCGGATGCGAACCGGAAACGGTCCGGTGAATTCCGGTGCTAGGCGCCGCACACCACCGCGAGCCGCCATTCCCTCCCCACCCCCTCCCCCGCCGCGAATT
This Streptomyces decoyicus DNA region includes the following protein-coding sequences:
- a CDS encoding acyl-CoA dehydrogenase, with translation MGIGITPEQRDLAEAVGGWAARAVPPDEVRKLLDTAHGQQGRPPYWEQLAAQGLLGLHLPEADGGGGGELLDLAVVLEELGRIPLPGPYLPTTLAAELLHRGGAHRPLVRALAGGELIAAVALGPGSLTATAHADGYVLDGAAPPVLAGADADLIVLAARTSTDTLWLAVDAGTLSVRAQESADPTRPTAEVSAEGVPVPGERLLAVDSDLVRDVAGVLFAAESCGTAARSLGTAAEHAKVREQFGRPIGQFQAVKHLCADMLVRCEQARALVWDAARALHEPPEVRGLVAALATGTALDAAFSCAKDCIQVLGGIGFTWEHDAHLHLRRATVARQLLGSGDTHRLCAARYAADGARRALHLELPAEAAEHRAAARTVIDGVRGLDPAAVRRELAPTGYAAPHLPRPYGLGAGPVQQLAIQQELAAAGVRISDLGIATWVVPSLIAHGTQEQQERYLLPSLRGDLLWCQLFSEPEAGSDLASLRTRAERVDGGWRINGQKVWTSAAQWSSHGILLARTDPDAPKRKGLTFFLVDMKTPGIGIRPLKEITGDALFNEVYFDDVLLPAGAVVGEVDDGWKVARTTLDNERVHMADQLTFDTGLEALLGRAAALDASVRAKAGALAAEAHALGCISLPTTLQQVSGLEPGAGASIRKLVQTPHQQKVAELALELLGPEGAVREGAGERALHGFLMSRCLTIAGGTTQVQLNVVAERLLGLPRDPEPRPLI